A region of Xylanibacillus composti DNA encodes the following proteins:
- a CDS encoding cobyrinate a,c-diamide synthase: protein MKRRLVIAGTGSGVGKTTLTIGLMAAWRRRGLAVQGFKCGPDYIDPSYHRAVTGRPSRNLDSWMLSPEAVREIMAKGSQDADISVIEGVMGFYDGKSPESNAGSTAEISLITESPVLLAVNCSSMARSAAAIVKGFQSLDPKVRIVGVFANQVGSEGHFQLVKRAIEQECGIPVIGYLRKEEAIEIPERHLGLIPSLERGELAPLFGQLADLIEAHVDLDQVFALSEASELAAEPVLFRGSPSRPRIQIAVARDAAFHFYYPENLELLEWHGARLLYFSPLAGESVPAEADGLYIGGGFPEEFAPVLASQKSGIRSMKDAITRGLPTLAECGGYMVLSESIQTTDGVVYPMAGLVAGRVVMQDKLAALGYRDVRGTSFNFLLPDGETAKGHEFHYSVMLQDAERASDSDKQGDPIAGAAYETAGRFGMKREGFAFANLCAGYTHLHFGSNPEIVRRWIRLCELAREERNHS from the coding sequence ATGAAACGAAGACTGGTCATCGCCGGGACAGGCAGTGGGGTCGGGAAGACAACATTAACAATCGGGCTTATGGCCGCATGGAGAAGAAGGGGCTTGGCAGTCCAAGGTTTCAAGTGTGGACCGGACTATATTGACCCCAGCTATCATAGGGCTGTAACAGGCAGGCCATCCCGTAATCTGGACAGCTGGATGCTGTCGCCGGAAGCTGTCAGAGAGATCATGGCGAAAGGAAGTCAGGATGCTGACATTTCTGTCATCGAGGGCGTCATGGGCTTCTACGATGGCAAAAGTCCCGAATCGAATGCAGGCAGTACCGCCGAGATTAGCCTGATTACAGAAAGTCCCGTGCTGCTGGCTGTCAACTGCAGCAGCATGGCTAGGAGCGCAGCAGCCATTGTCAAGGGCTTTCAGAGCCTGGACCCGAAAGTTCGCATCGTTGGCGTATTTGCCAACCAGGTTGGGAGCGAAGGACACTTTCAACTCGTCAAGCGAGCTATTGAGCAGGAATGCGGCATTCCAGTCATTGGCTATCTCCGCAAGGAGGAAGCGATTGAAATCCCGGAACGACATCTGGGACTGATTCCGTCGCTGGAGAGAGGAGAGCTGGCTCCCTTGTTTGGTCAGCTGGCGGATTTGATTGAGGCTCACGTTGACCTCGATCAAGTATTCGCACTTTCCGAGGCGTCTGAGCTTGCGGCAGAGCCTGTGCTGTTCCGCGGCAGTCCAAGCCGGCCGCGTATCCAAATTGCAGTAGCACGCGACGCTGCCTTCCATTTTTATTATCCTGAAAATTTGGAGCTGTTGGAGTGGCACGGGGCGCGGCTGCTCTATTTTTCGCCTCTGGCGGGAGAGTCGGTGCCTGCGGAAGCGGACGGTCTATATATCGGTGGCGGGTTTCCTGAGGAGTTCGCCCCAGTCTTGGCATCCCAAAAAAGCGGGATTCGCAGCATGAAAGACGCGATTACCCGAGGCTTGCCAACCTTGGCGGAATGCGGCGGATATATGGTATTGAGCGAGTCGATCCAGACGACGGACGGCGTTGTTTATCCGATGGCCGGCCTGGTGGCGGGTCGCGTGGTGATGCAGGACAAGCTTGCAGCATTGGGTTACAGGGATGTGCGCGGCACTTCATTCAATTTTTTGTTGCCCGATGGGGAGACAGCGAAGGGACATGAATTCCACTACTCTGTTATGCTGCAGGATGCAGAGAGGGCATCAGATTCAGATAAACAAGGTGATCCCATCGCGGGGGCGGCTTACGAAACTGCAGGCAGATTCGGCATGAAGCGGGAAGGATTCGCTTTCGCCAATTTGTGTGCGGGCTATACCCACTTGCATTTCGGGTCGAACCCTGAAATCGTCAGGAGGTGGATCAGGTTGTGCGAGTTGGCAAGGGAAGAACGGAACCATTCGTAA
- a CDS encoding condensation domain-containing protein — translation MGGDIDIFNEYGPTEATVGCMTHLYDRDKDKRVSVPIGVPADNMQIYVLDAHLNPVPANTIGELYIAGEGLARGYWNRDQLNEERFLPNPFVPGARMYKTGDLAKFLDNGLIEYGGRNDHQVKLHGYRIELGEIEACLLSHPAVNDALVLDWTTESGGKFLCAYVVVSSDVSTSDLRLYVEQRLPFHMVPAALMELDAIPLNRNGKVDRDALPAPATGGTAGDAEIETLTEREITFLDQVKAVLHVEHAGLQDNFYHLGGDSIKAIQLSAKLRSAGFALKVREILDHPVLAHMLAQTTDDQIPVLPAREEQWTGPVGEWPIIAWFWEQPLSNPAYYNQSVLLKLHEDIAAEVVEEVLQTVIERYDAFRIRIDMNTRALYYDNSPAKIKVGIFSLRHLQANEQQAEMERMGAMLKSGFAAEPGMLFRACKFDLGQNGSRLLLTAHHLIMDGVSWRILLDDFTELYGARMKKRQANLPAPTHSLRAWAHHLRSHVDAFKQDFEYWRTEAAHSRGVEPELRLGEDTVASSETLTFRLHRSESEQFLRAAHRAYRTEPQDLLCTALALTLFESFRVEKTVIELEGHGREPLNDSIDVSRTMGWFTSLYPVQLAQTGGSLDAAIKTTKEKLRQVPRKGLGYGIWRYLAKAQHPMGEHKPIRLNYLGELDTTMNNSLFALSAETTGPESDPDNPLTALIEFNAWIANGCLQVHATYSRNRMYTTTMTSLMELLDKKLKAILHHCCTKGDSEFTPSDFHTAKLSQDELDGLLL, via the coding sequence TTGGGGGGGGACATTGATATTTTCAACGAGTACGGACCAACGGAAGCCACCGTCGGCTGTATGACGCATTTGTATGACAGAGACAAGGACAAGCGGGTATCCGTGCCGATTGGCGTGCCCGCTGACAATATGCAGATCTATGTGCTGGACGCACACTTGAACCCGGTTCCGGCCAATACCATCGGCGAACTGTACATTGCGGGCGAAGGCTTGGCCCGAGGCTATTGGAACAGAGATCAGCTGAATGAGGAGCGCTTTCTGCCGAATCCGTTCGTGCCGGGAGCACGCATGTACAAGACAGGCGATTTGGCGAAGTTTCTGGACAATGGATTGATCGAATATGGGGGACGGAACGACCACCAGGTGAAGCTTCATGGCTATCGGATCGAATTGGGTGAGATCGAAGCTTGTCTGTTGTCGCATCCTGCGGTGAACGACGCGCTTGTGCTGGACTGGACGACGGAATCAGGAGGCAAATTCTTGTGTGCTTATGTAGTTGTTTCGTCCGACGTGTCAACAAGTGATTTGCGGCTCTATGTTGAGCAGCGGCTGCCGTTTCATATGGTGCCGGCTGCGCTGATGGAACTGGACGCCATTCCGCTTAACCGCAACGGCAAGGTTGACCGTGATGCGCTGCCTGCTCCCGCAACCGGGGGCACTGCGGGAGATGCTGAGATCGAGACGCTTACTGAACGGGAGATCACATTTCTCGATCAGGTCAAAGCCGTTCTGCATGTAGAGCATGCGGGCCTGCAGGACAACTTCTATCACCTGGGCGGCGATTCTATCAAAGCGATACAGCTTTCTGCGAAGCTGCGCAGCGCAGGCTTTGCCTTGAAGGTTCGCGAGATCCTGGATCATCCGGTGCTGGCGCATATGCTCGCACAGACGACGGACGACCAGATTCCCGTTCTTCCCGCTCGCGAGGAACAGTGGACGGGTCCGGTCGGAGAATGGCCGATTATTGCTTGGTTTTGGGAGCAGCCACTGTCCAATCCGGCTTATTACAATCAATCTGTTCTGCTCAAGCTGCATGAAGATATTGCCGCTGAAGTTGTGGAGGAAGTTCTCCAAACCGTGATAGAGCGTTATGATGCTTTCCGCATCCGAATCGATATGAACACGCGTGCACTCTATTACGACAACAGTCCGGCCAAAATCAAAGTGGGCATATTCTCGCTGCGGCATCTGCAGGCCAATGAGCAGCAGGCGGAGATGGAACGGATGGGCGCCATGCTGAAGTCGGGATTTGCTGCTGAGCCCGGCATGCTGTTCCGCGCTTGCAAATTCGATCTTGGACAGAATGGAAGCCGATTGCTGCTCACCGCACACCACCTGATTATGGACGGCGTATCCTGGAGGATACTGCTGGACGACTTCACCGAGCTGTATGGAGCCAGAATGAAGAAGCGGCAAGCGAACTTGCCTGCTCCGACTCATTCGCTGCGCGCCTGGGCGCACCATCTCCGCAGCCATGTGGACGCATTTAAGCAGGACTTCGAATACTGGCGGACAGAGGCAGCGCATAGCAGGGGTGTGGAGCCGGAGTTGAGACTGGGCGAAGATACTGTGGCCAGCAGTGAGACGTTGACTTTTCGTTTGCATCGGTCTGAGAGCGAGCAGTTTTTGCGTGCTGCTCACCGGGCATACCGAACCGAGCCTCAGGATCTGCTTTGCACGGCACTGGCATTAACGTTGTTTGAAAGCTTTCGCGTCGAGAAGACGGTCATCGAGCTGGAAGGGCACGGCAGGGAACCCTTGAACGACAGCATCGATGTTTCGCGTACCATGGGGTGGTTTACCAGTCTGTACCCTGTTCAGCTGGCGCAGACAGGCGGGTCGCTGGACGCGGCCATTAAGACAACCAAGGAAAAGCTGAGACAAGTTCCGCGCAAAGGCTTGGGGTACGGCATATGGCGCTATCTCGCGAAAGCGCAGCATCCAATGGGCGAGCATAAGCCCATTCGTCTGAATTATCTCGGAGAACTGGACACGACTATGAACAACTCGTTATTTGCCCTGTCAGCGGAGACAACAGGTCCGGAATCTGATCCGGATAACCCGCTGACTGCCTTGATCGAGTTCAATGCCTGGATTGCAAACGGCTGCCTGCAGGTACACGCCACATACAGCAGGAACCGCATGTACACGACCACGATGACGTCCTTGATGGAACTGTTGGACAAAAAGCTGAAAGCTATTTTGCATCATTGCTGCACGAAAGGGGACAGCGAGTTCACACCTTCAGACTTTCATACGGCCAAGCTGTCCCAGGATGAGCTGGACGGGCTGCTGCTATGA
- a CDS encoding metallophosphoesterase, whose product MVKRSKLVRRGVILLGIILIIGIYGYIQNNWIEVDRIAVPIEGLPKAFNGYTIVHVSDVHLDQQAASIDHLIRLVREQEPDLIVMTGDLVDRGTALETSGLDRLCRGLAHIAVTYAVTGNHEHDHDGRAEQWREIVTANGVKALDNQFDWVEREGERLFIAGLADSIPYSPELFRDAAGAEVPMLLLAHRPELFDSYASRDHDIRPSLVFSGHAHGGQVRIPFLDQGVIAPNQGLFPAYTAGMYEENDVRMFVSRGLGNSIIPMRIHNRPHLPVIELTGEAVVQ is encoded by the coding sequence TTGGTTAAGCGCAGTAAACTGGTAAGAAGAGGGGTCATCCTGCTTGGGATTATACTAATCATCGGGATTTATGGATACATACAAAATAATTGGATTGAAGTAGACCGAATTGCCGTTCCCATAGAAGGCTTGCCGAAGGCCTTCAACGGCTACACCATCGTGCATGTATCCGATGTGCATCTCGATCAGCAGGCAGCATCGATCGATCATTTGATCCGTCTTGTTCGAGAGCAAGAGCCGGATCTGATCGTCATGACCGGAGACTTGGTCGATCGGGGTACTGCACTTGAGACAAGCGGACTGGACCGCTTGTGTCGGGGACTGGCCCATATCGCCGTTACATATGCCGTTACCGGCAATCATGAGCACGATCATGACGGACGGGCAGAACAGTGGCGGGAGATTGTAACAGCCAACGGGGTCAAAGCGTTAGACAATCAGTTCGATTGGGTGGAGAGAGAAGGAGAGCGGCTGTTCATCGCAGGCTTGGCGGACAGTATTCCTTATTCGCCTGAGTTGTTCCGTGATGCAGCAGGGGCAGAGGTGCCTATGCTGCTCTTGGCACACCGGCCGGAGCTCTTCGACAGTTATGCCAGCCGTGACCATGATATTCGTCCCAGTCTCGTGTTCTCCGGGCATGCGCATGGAGGGCAAGTGCGCATCCCCTTTCTCGATCAGGGCGTCATTGCGCCCAATCAAGGCCTGTTCCCTGCCTACACTGCCGGAATGTATGAGGAGAACGATGTGCGCATGTTTGTGAGCCGCGGCCTGGGCAACAGCATTATCCCAATGCGAATTCACAACAGACCGCATCTGCCCGTCATTGAGCTGACAGGAGAAGCCGTTGTGCAATAG
- a CDS encoding non-ribosomal peptide synthetase: MSGLTDGRHRPLWPLTHPQKRIWYMENIYPGTSMHNIIGSVKFRGEAEFSLLEEAIHLQIARHDGLRTRLAGGEGEPQQRFASYTPFPLELHDFSASPNAEIAFERWVEAEARKPIPLDREWLFTFHLFRMDEEIHGFLLLFHHIIADGWSSSLVIDEICQTYAQLKQQQPIEETAAPSYSHFWEREHQYLLSERCEKDREYWLHKYAVLPETLPVPGQAEVTGRRNSYQLDADRSHRVKQLAKEQRSSLNTFFILIYLIYLHKTTGLEDLVIGTPVLNRSGRKEKLTVGMFTSTMPLRYQIDPEVSFLSALQQLQQEVAACYFHQKYPYDRLLQDLALKRKGYDQLFQTCVNYYNTKVTTSCGDMTVEVREHDNGCQLYAMQLIIKDWGETERLTLDVDFRTANYSEAQVEQMIDHLYTLIDAVLEAPHTSIQQLPNMSALQEEKLLIAFNQTHAEFPRRLSVTQLFEQQVRQTPNKWAVRHGNQAFTYKQLNERANQLARFLRCKGVNKESVVGVMTEHGIETIIGILAILKTGGAYLPIDPSYPDERVAFMLEDTSCAMVMINQEIRSHWPEHIFQLDLRDPMLYAGDGSDLSVAHHPSDLAYIIYTSGSTGQPKGVMIEHHSLTHYIWWANKMYVKGEEVFALYSSLAFDLTVTSIFTPLISGGTIEVYRDDGEEYVLHRMMQERKITVLKLTPAHLSLLRECDNRRSSVKRLIVGGDDLKTSLARDIQDSFGGGH; this comes from the coding sequence ATGTCGGGTTTGACAGATGGCCGTCATCGTCCGCTCTGGCCTTTGACCCATCCGCAGAAGAGGATTTGGTATATGGAAAATATCTATCCTGGCACGTCCATGCACAACATTATCGGATCCGTGAAGTTCAGGGGAGAAGCCGAATTTTCTTTGCTGGAAGAGGCTATCCACCTGCAGATCGCGCGGCACGATGGATTGCGAACCAGGTTGGCGGGAGGGGAAGGAGAGCCCCAACAGCGGTTTGCATCCTACACACCATTTCCGCTTGAGCTTCATGATTTCTCAGCTAGTCCCAATGCGGAAATCGCTTTCGAACGATGGGTGGAAGCAGAAGCCAGGAAACCTATCCCGCTTGATCGTGAATGGCTGTTCACCTTTCACCTGTTTCGCATGGATGAAGAAATCCATGGGTTCCTGCTGCTTTTTCACCATATTATCGCCGATGGCTGGTCCAGCAGCCTTGTCATCGATGAAATTTGCCAAACCTATGCACAGCTGAAACAGCAACAGCCGATTGAGGAGACAGCAGCGCCATCGTACAGTCATTTTTGGGAAAGGGAGCACCAGTATTTGCTCTCTGAACGGTGTGAGAAGGACAGGGAATACTGGCTGCACAAATATGCCGTATTGCCGGAGACGCTGCCGGTTCCGGGACAAGCTGAGGTGACAGGCAGACGCAATTCCTATCAGCTCGACGCAGACCGATCGCATAGGGTCAAGCAATTGGCCAAGGAGCAGCGCAGCTCGCTTAATACTTTTTTTATTCTGATTTACCTGATTTATTTGCACAAGACAACCGGCCTTGAGGACCTGGTTATTGGCACGCCGGTGCTGAACCGTTCGGGCAGGAAAGAAAAGTTGACGGTCGGCATGTTCACAAGCACGATGCCGCTTCGTTATCAGATCGACCCGGAGGTGTCCTTCCTGTCCGCGCTGCAGCAGCTGCAGCAGGAGGTGGCAGCATGCTATTTCCATCAGAAATACCCGTATGATCGCTTGCTGCAGGACTTGGCGTTGAAGCGAAAAGGCTATGATCAGCTGTTTCAAACCTGTGTCAACTATTATAACACAAAGGTCACCACTAGCTGCGGTGACATGACTGTGGAGGTTAGGGAGCACGATAATGGCTGTCAGCTCTACGCCATGCAGCTCATCATCAAGGACTGGGGAGAAACGGAGAGGCTTACGCTGGATGTAGATTTCCGAACCGCGAATTATTCGGAAGCCCAGGTCGAGCAAATGATCGATCATCTATACACGTTAATCGATGCTGTGCTCGAAGCGCCGCATACCTCTATACAGCAGCTGCCGAACATGAGCGCGCTCCAGGAGGAGAAGCTGTTGATTGCGTTCAACCAGACGCATGCGGAATTTCCGAGAAGGCTGTCCGTGACGCAGTTATTTGAACAGCAGGTCCGTCAGACGCCGAACAAATGGGCAGTGAGACACGGCAATCAAGCATTTACCTATAAACAGCTGAATGAGCGGGCTAATCAACTTGCCCGATTCCTGAGATGCAAGGGGGTTAATAAAGAATCGGTCGTAGGCGTGATGACGGAACATGGTATTGAAACCATCATAGGGATATTGGCCATTTTGAAAACAGGCGGGGCGTATTTGCCAATCGATCCGTCCTATCCGGACGAACGCGTAGCATTCATGCTCGAGGATACGTCATGTGCCATGGTCATGATCAATCAGGAAATCAGAAGTCACTGGCCGGAGCATATTTTCCAGCTCGATCTGCGGGACCCTATGCTGTATGCGGGTGACGGAAGCGACTTGAGCGTGGCGCATCATCCGAGCGACTTGGCCTATATCATTTATACTTCAGGTTCTACCGGCCAGCCCAAGGGCGTCATGATCGAGCACCACAGTTTGACTCACTACATATGGTGGGCCAACAAAATGTACGTCAAAGGGGAAGAAGTATTCGCCCTATATTCGTCACTCGCTTTTGATTTGACGGTTACCTCGATTTTCACGCCGTTAATCAGCGGCGGCACCATTGAAGTGTACCGGGACGATGGCGAGGAATACGTACTTCATCGCATGATGCAAGAGCGGAAGATTACGGTTTTGAAATTGACTCCTGCGCATCTTTCTCTCCTGCGGGAGTGTGACAACAGGCGTTCCTCGGTCAAGCGTCTGATCGTTGGCGGGGATGATTTGAAAACGAGCCTGGCGCGAGACATCCAAGACAGCTTTGGGGGGGGACATTGA
- a CDS encoding ThuA domain-containing protein — protein sequence MAALRALVLGDNAKADWHPFDKIREGVTTILSEVVEITYTEDYDALLADSLNSYDVFVSLADQWKNKLTSEQTAGLLSFVSNGGAFVCIHNGISLQSRSEVCRMIGAKFTGHPPYREIQIEVAATDHPIMKDVPSFIIQDEPYQYDLLPYTDKTVLMEYEHEGGRVPAGWCQEYGLGRVVYLMPGHDAGPFDIPAYRTVIRQSVQWAAKLL from the coding sequence ATGGCAGCATTGCGCGCGTTGGTGTTGGGAGATAATGCGAAGGCCGACTGGCATCCGTTCGATAAGATTCGCGAAGGGGTTACAACGATTCTGTCGGAAGTGGTTGAGATTACTTATACGGAGGATTACGATGCATTGTTAGCGGACAGTTTGAACAGCTACGATGTATTCGTCTCCCTTGCTGATCAATGGAAAAACAAACTTACATCCGAACAGACTGCGGGCTTGCTTTCCTTCGTCAGCAACGGCGGTGCCTTCGTCTGTATCCATAACGGCATATCGCTGCAAAGCCGATCCGAGGTTTGCCGGATGATTGGAGCAAAGTTTACCGGTCATCCTCCGTACCGCGAAATTCAGATTGAGGTGGCAGCAACGGACCATCCCATCATGAAGGACGTTCCTTCGTTCATCATTCAGGACGAGCCGTATCAGTATGATTTGCTGCCTTATACGGACAAGACGGTATTAATGGAATACGAACATGAGGGAGGCAGGGTTCCAGCAGGGTGGTGTCAGGAATATGGGCTGGGACGGGTCGTCTACCTGATGCCGGGACATGATGCCGGACCGTTCGATATTCCTGCCTACCGCACAGTTATCCGTCAAAGCGTACAATGGGCTGCTAAGCTGTTGTAA